In Cicer arietinum cultivar CDC Frontier isolate Library 1 chromosome 7, Cicar.CDCFrontier_v2.0, whole genome shotgun sequence, a single window of DNA contains:
- the LOC101502925 gene encoding AT-rich interactive domain-containing protein 1 gives MLGDGRKVDLYKLLNVVKGKGGYEAVCNGELWDLVGEECGLGVHVGSSLKQVYSKYKSVLDACMKKVSDGKVSDECGLMELEAEVKGLLSNQIENVVAGEEVKGGVDGGNEVKNLNLESTEEKEVKGHNGGSRGLEVTNPGMIDESDVGKLCEGNDGMEVVEEVDGGKISIEPTVDASDVVKSGESSGLLNVVGENRDDGTGGNSVSVLDSSSGDGGSSGFKRKRESLFDLLSWVTDAAKNPCDPAIGYMPDKSKWKSNSSQEAWKRVLLFRVAVFHKKESSIEQHNWQSQKMHPSMYDDPIQTTYNLRERLKRGKKLLYGTHSPTSRSSSNSSIGAEGDLDRTPSPRTNDRAENQLLDAPRAPSGSVRYPLRHTRAGRCYQAALPEWTGMTSESDPKWFGTQVWPSEMGKSRFLIERDPIGKGREDSCGCSVPGSVECVRFHISEKKAKVKLELGVAFYKWNLDKVGEDVRHSWTDEEEKNFREVIQANPPSSERYFWDHIFQAFPMKSRAALVSYYFNVYLLQLRAYQNRYTPDKIDSDDEESECAIRDVFGHQTQSSRGSILLTRSKSQSKRKQPK, from the exons ATGCTTGGTGATGGAAGAAAAGTTGATTTGTATAAGCTGTTAAATGTGGTTAAGGGGAAAGGTGGGTATGAGGCTGTTTGCAATGGAGAGTTGTGGGATTTGGTTGGGGAAGAATGTGGGTTGGGTGTGCATGTTGGGTCGTCTTTGAAACAGGTTTATAGTAAGTATAAGAGTGTTTTGGATGCTTGTATGAAGAAAGTTAGTGACGGTAAGGTATCTGATGAGTGTGGTTTGATGGAGTTGGAAGCCGAAGTGAAAGGGTTGTTGTCGAATCAGATTGAGAATGTGGTGGCTGGGGAGGAAGTTAAGGGTGGAGTTGATGGTGGTAATGAGGTTAAGAATTTGAATTTGGAGTCTACTGAGGAGAAAGAAGTGAAAGGTCACAATGGAGGTTCTCGTGGTTTGGAAGTGACAAACCCGGGGATGATTGATGAATCCGATGTTGGAAAATTGTGCGAGGGTAATGATGGAATGGAAGTAGTTGAAGAGGTTGATGGAGGAAAAATTTCTATTGAGCCGACGGTGGATGCTTCTGATGTGGTGAAGAGTGGTGAGTCGTCTGGATTATTGAATGTTGTAGGTGAGAATCGTGATGATGGTACTGGTGGTAATAGTGTCTCGGTATTGGATTCGTCTAGTGGTGATGGAGGGAGTTCTGGTTTTAAGAGAAAGAGAGAATCTTTGTTTGATTTGCTGAGTTGGGTTACTGACGCTGCGAAAAACCCTTGTGATCCTGCAATTGGTTACATGCCTGACAAGTCGAAGTGGAAGTCTAACAGTAGTCAGGAGGCTTGGAAGCGGGTTTTGTTGTTTCGAGTGGCTGTGTTTCACAAAAAAGAGTCGAGCATTGAACAGCATAATTGGCAG AGTCAGAAGATGCACCCTAGCATGTATGATGATCCTATTCAGACAACCTACAATCTTAGAGAAAGGTTGAAACGCGGCAAGAAGCTATTATATGGAACACATTCACCAACTTCACGAAGCTCGTCAAATTCATCTATAGGAGCTGAAGGAGATTTGGACAGAACACCAAGTCCTCGTACCAATGATCGCGCTGAGAATCAGTTGCTTGATGCCCCGCGTGCACCTTCTGGTTCTGTTAGGTATCCATTGAGGCATACCCGTGCGGGGCGATGTTATCAAGCTGCATTGCCAGAGTGGACTGGCATGACTTCTGAAAGTGATCCTAAGTGGTTCGGAACCCAAGTATGGCCATCGGAAATGGGGAAATCCAGATTTCTTATCGAAAGGGATCCGATAGGAAAGGGAAGAGAAGATTCTTGTGGCTGCTCAGTGCCGGGTTCTGTTGAGTGTGTCAGATTCCACATTTCTGAGAAAAAGGCCAAGGTTAAGCTTGAGTTAGGTGTGGCTTTTTACAAATGGAATCTCGACAAGGTCGGTGAAGATGTTAGGCATTCTTGGACCgatgaagaagagaaaaattTCAGGGAAGTGATACAGGCGAACCCTCCATCATCTGAGAGATATTTCTGGGATCATATTTTTCAGGCATTTCCTATGAAGAGCAGGGCAGCTTTAGTTAGCTACTACTTCAATGTCTATCTTTTGCAACTTCGAGCATACCAGAATCGGTATACACCTGATAAAATTGATAGTGATGACGAGGAATCAGAATGTGCAATAAGGGACGTTTTCGGACATCAGACCCAGAGTTCGCGTGGCTCCATCTTATTGACCCGCAGTAAGTCACAGTCAAAGAGAAAACAGCCAAAGTGA